The proteins below are encoded in one region of Nitrospirota bacterium:
- a CDS encoding methylenetetrahydrofolate reductase, with translation MSFRDILNSGKFAVTAEIGPPKGTDIKEMLHHMEILRGKIDAANITDNQSAVMRISSIAVCKLALENGLEPILQMTCRDRNRIGLQADLLGAYVLGIRNVLCMTGDHVSAGDHKQAKPVYDVESVQLLKIVDGMNNGKDMAGNDLKGATDYFQGAVVTPESNPIEPQLMKFEKKVKAGAKFFQTQAIYDIEKFKTFMAHARQSNVKIMAGIVVLKSAGMANFMNNFVPGIKVPQNLIDELKAAGKEKALDTGLNIAARHIKQLKDEKICDGVHIMAIGMEDKVPTIMERAGLL, from the coding sequence CATAAAAGAGATGCTCCACCACATGGAAATTTTGCGCGGCAAGATAGACGCTGCGAATATCACGGACAACCAGTCTGCTGTCATGAGGATATCCTCCATTGCGGTATGTAAATTAGCGCTGGAGAATGGGCTTGAGCCGATCCTCCAGATGACCTGCCGCGACAGAAACAGGATAGGGCTTCAGGCAGACCTGCTTGGGGCTTACGTGCTGGGAATTAGAAACGTTCTCTGCATGACCGGAGACCATGTGTCGGCTGGAGACCACAAGCAGGCAAAGCCTGTTTATGATGTGGAGTCCGTCCAGCTTTTGAAGATCGTTGACGGGATGAATAACGGAAAGGACATGGCAGGCAATGATTTAAAAGGAGCGACCGATTATTTCCAGGGCGCAGTTGTGACTCCTGAATCAAACCCCATAGAGCCTCAGCTCATGAAGTTTGAAAAGAAGGTGAAGGCAGGTGCAAAATTCTTCCAGACACAGGCGATCTATGACATTGAAAAATTCAAGACCTTCATGGCACACGCAAGGCAGTCCAATGTAAAGATCATGGCCGGAATCGTTGTGCTGAAGAGCGCGGGAATGGCGAACTTCATGAACAATTTTGTGCCGGGAATTAAGGTGCCCCAAAACTTAATTGATGAACTTAAGGCAGCCGGAAAAGAAAAGGCTCTTGACACCGGATTGAACATCGCGGCCCGTCATATCAAACAGTTGAAAGATGAAAAGATCTGCGACGGCGTACATATCATGGCAATAGGCATGGAAGATAAAGTGCCGACAATTATGGAGAGGGCCGGACTGCTGTAA